A DNA window from Chryseobacterium sp. MEBOG06 contains the following coding sequences:
- a CDS encoding S46 family peptidase, which yields MTKKILLSVFLLPAAMAFAQQYGGMWIPTELNEKEMKDLGMKISAKDIFNPQKPSIKDAVVQFNGGCTAEIISPKGLLLTNHHCGYGQIQAHSTVQNDLLSNGFWAKNTQGELPNPGVKVDFIVDIKEVTEPILEGTDNLTEPELTKKINNNIEVYKNSQKIESYQSIMVKPMYYGNKYYAYTIETYKDIRLVGAPPQSIGKFGSDTDNWVWPRHTGDFSMFRIYADKNNKPAEYSKDNVPYVPKHYLPVSIKDKNENDFTFVFGFPGKTTEYLPAVAVEKIMKEIDPARIAVRDVALKTLDEKMRADSETRIKYASKYASVANYWKKWIGEVEGLKKSNAVEKKVMYEGSLVSKNPEIKTTLDQLNKLYNDQAPFALNNAYYTEVVRNAETLKLAGDYYDFITSVEAGRMDEKELTKLKSKLASFYKDYSAELDAKVTAKLLALYVNKTAPQFLPAGFNKYKDETPNIAVVEDMSKNSIITGRTAVNGAALNADIEKAFSNQDKLIKTLKKDPIYQLYVSMKETYMKTADPQFTSMQTKIDALQKKFMAQQMQTDKDRKFFPDANSTLRVAYGKVKGSTPRDAVSYGYQTHLAGVMEKYVPGDYEFDVPKKLIDLYNKKDFGNYKDKSGDVPVGFTATNHTTGGNSGSPALDANGNLVGLNFDRQWEGTMSDINYDPRFSRNIMVDTKYILFIIEKFADSKWLVDEMKIIK from the coding sequence ATGACAAAAAAGATACTTTTATCTGTATTTCTTTTGCCGGCTGCAATGGCATTTGCACAACAATATGGAGGAATGTGGATTCCTACAGAGCTGAATGAAAAGGAAATGAAGGATTTGGGAATGAAAATTTCTGCTAAAGATATTTTCAACCCTCAGAAACCAAGCATAAAGGATGCGGTTGTACAGTTTAATGGTGGGTGTACTGCAGAAATCATCTCGCCTAAAGGATTGTTATTAACCAATCATCACTGTGGATATGGCCAGATTCAGGCTCATTCTACAGTTCAGAATGATCTTCTTTCAAATGGCTTTTGGGCAAAAAATACCCAGGGTGAACTTCCTAATCCGGGAGTGAAAGTAGATTTTATAGTCGATATAAAAGAAGTGACAGAACCGATTTTAGAAGGGACAGACAATCTTACAGAACCTGAACTTACTAAAAAGATCAACAATAATATTGAGGTTTACAAAAACTCTCAAAAAATTGAATCTTATCAGTCGATCATGGTAAAACCTATGTACTATGGAAACAAGTACTACGCTTATACCATCGAGACTTATAAAGATATTCGTCTTGTAGGGGCACCACCTCAAAGCATAGGGAAATTCGGTAGCGATACTGATAACTGGGTTTGGCCTAGACATACCGGAGATTTCTCAATGTTCAGAATTTATGCAGACAAAAACAACAAGCCTGCAGAATATTCAAAAGACAATGTTCCTTACGTTCCGAAACATTACCTTCCGGTTTCCATCAAAGATAAAAATGAAAACGACTTTACATTTGTATTCGGATTCCCGGGAAAAACTACAGAATATCTTCCTGCAGTAGCGGTGGAGAAAATCATGAAGGAAATTGATCCTGCAAGAATTGCTGTACGTGATGTTGCTTTAAAAACATTGGACGAGAAAATGCGTGCTGACAGCGAAACCCGTATCAAGTATGCTTCAAAATATGCTTCAGTAGCCAACTACTGGAAAAAATGGATAGGAGAGGTAGAAGGATTGAAAAAATCCAATGCCGTTGAGAAAAAAGTAATGTATGAAGGATCTTTGGTTTCTAAAAACCCTGAGATCAAGACTACTTTAGATCAGTTGAACAAACTGTACAATGATCAGGCTCCTTTTGCATTAAACAATGCTTATTACACAGAAGTGGTAAGAAATGCAGAAACATTGAAGCTGGCAGGTGATTATTACGACTTTATTACTTCCGTAGAAGCGGGAAGAATGGATGAGAAAGAACTTACCAAACTAAAATCAAAACTAGCCTCTTTCTACAAAGATTACAGTGCAGAACTGGATGCTAAGGTGACTGCAAAACTATTGGCTTTATACGTTAATAAAACTGCTCCTCAGTTTTTACCGGCTGGTTTCAACAAATATAAAGATGAAACTCCAAACATTGCTGTAGTGGAAGATATGTCTAAAAACTCTATCATTACAGGAAGAACTGCTGTAAATGGAGCAGCATTAAATGCAGACATTGAAAAAGCATTCTCTAATCAGGACAAGCTGATTAAAACACTGAAAAAAGATCCTATTTATCAATTGTATGTTTCTATGAAAGAAACTTACATGAAAACTGCAGATCCTCAGTTTACTTCAATGCAGACTAAAATTGATGCATTGCAGAAAAAATTCATGGCACAGCAGATGCAGACTGATAAAGACAGAAAATTCTTCCCGGATGCCAATTCTACACTTCGTGTAGCTTACGGTAAAGTGAAAGGATCTACTCCTAGAGATGCTGTTTCTTATGGTTATCAGACTCACTTAGCTGGTGTAATGGAAAAATATGTTCCTGGAGATTACGAGTTTGATGTTCCTAAAAAACTAATCGATCTTTACAATAAAAAAGATTTTGGAAACTACAAAGATAAGTCAGGTGATGTCCCGGTAGGATTCACAGCTACTAACCACACTACCGGAGGGAACTCGGGAAGTCCGGCTCTTGATGCCAACGGAAATCTTGTAGGCCTTAACTTTGACAGACAATGGGAAGGAACAATGAGTGATATCAACTATGACCCTCGTTTCAGTAGAAACATTATGGTAGATACAAAATATATCCTTTTCATCATTGAGAAATTTGCAGATTCCAAGTGGCTTGTTGATGAAATGAAGATTATAAAATAA
- a CDS encoding polysaccharide deacetylase family protein: MKERIINLLAGLQTDHLGKSFPLDYCLPLYHTVSDKELPHIRNVIQYKNTKQFEEDLDYLSRYFQFVDWQEFKDFTFGNFKTKKKIALLTFDDGFSEFYDTIAPILERKGIYACNFVNPAFIDNKDMMFRCKASLLIDAVKKKKVIDSEIYPLLSLQNNSTKEAVRQKILKISYQQKNILEVLAEKLEIDFKAYSKERSPYLTTEELKILTSKGFGISSHSWDHPKYGDLSLKDQMETTNRTFAYLKDNGFLYESFAFPFTDFGVKKDFFDELFKNEEIYCSFGCAGIKLDSVQMNFQRIPMEMGESGQKVLKKQTAYFRLKSLLNKNTILRK, encoded by the coding sequence ATGAAAGAAAGGATCATCAATCTACTGGCGGGATTACAAACAGATCATCTCGGGAAATCTTTTCCGCTGGATTACTGTTTGCCACTTTATCATACTGTTTCTGATAAAGAGCTTCCCCATATCCGGAATGTAATCCAATATAAAAATACAAAACAGTTTGAAGAAGATCTCGATTACCTATCCAGATACTTTCAGTTTGTAGACTGGCAGGAATTTAAGGACTTTACTTTCGGGAACTTTAAAACAAAGAAAAAGATTGCTTTGCTGACTTTTGATGATGGTTTCAGCGAATTTTATGATACGATAGCTCCTATCCTGGAACGTAAAGGAATTTACGCGTGCAACTTTGTAAACCCTGCCTTTATTGATAACAAAGATATGATGTTCAGGTGTAAAGCTAGTCTTCTTATCGATGCTGTGAAGAAAAAGAAGGTGATTGATTCTGAAATATACCCTCTGCTTTCACTTCAAAATAATTCAACAAAAGAAGCAGTACGGCAAAAAATATTAAAAATCAGTTATCAGCAAAAAAATATACTGGAAGTTCTTGCCGAAAAGCTCGAAATAGATTTCAAAGCCTATTCAAAAGAACGTAGTCCCTATCTGACCACCGAAGAATTAAAAATACTTACTAGTAAAGGATTCGGTATTTCTTCGCATAGCTGGGATCATCCTAAATATGGTGATCTGTCTTTGAAAGATCAGATGGAAACCACTAACCGTACTTTTGCTTATTTAAAAGATAATGGTTTCCTGTATGAAAGCTTTGCATTTCCTTTTACCGATTTCGGGGTAAAGAAGGATTTTTTCGATGAACTTTTTAAAAATGAAGAAATCTATTGCAGTTTTGGATGTGCAGGAATAAAATTGGACAGTGTACAAATGAATTTCCAGAGAATACCAATGGAAATGGGAGAGAGCGGACAAAAAGTACTGAAAAAGCAAACAGCATACTTCAGACTGAAAAGTTTGCTTAACAAAAATACTATTCTAAGAAAATGA
- a CDS encoding GNAT family N-acetyltransferase, whose amino-acid sequence MIQLKTFNRKELEDFVLSGAYQQYDFLPITKHRALSQIKNPKALDEDTLLILAFFEDRLVAYVGCFPDQLIIDGNIIHYAWLSTLYVNPEFRKKRPAKILLKKVFEEYKGKIAITEFTKEAEALYTIMGVFDDVFPKEGKRYYFRTDAAVIIPEKKPDTKVLKPLFHILDTAANSLISVKNLKTQKPDFHYEILDRIDVESADFIKKNPGMRDAETINTFIDNPWVLEGKAEERYLFSSFAEVFSYFWVKIYDEKDTLIACLLLQLRDGYLKIPYLFSSSDLDKVVRFLSYFIVKNKVKGFTSYQTQLNDAISQSKSFPKIYERNFKREYLFHKDLLRELPKNFNPHYQDGDGDCMMT is encoded by the coding sequence ATGATACAGCTGAAAACATTCAACAGGAAAGAACTGGAAGATTTTGTCTTATCCGGTGCTTATCAGCAGTACGATTTTCTCCCGATTACAAAGCATCGTGCCTTGTCACAAATTAAGAATCCAAAGGCATTAGATGAAGACACCCTTCTTATTCTTGCTTTTTTTGAAGACCGGTTAGTGGCATACGTAGGATGTTTTCCGGACCAATTGATTATCGATGGAAACATAATTCATTATGCCTGGCTGAGTACATTATATGTAAATCCGGAATTCAGAAAAAAAAGACCAGCAAAAATACTGCTGAAAAAAGTATTTGAAGAATACAAAGGAAAGATTGCTATCACAGAATTTACCAAAGAAGCAGAAGCGCTGTATACCATTATGGGAGTTTTTGATGATGTTTTCCCAAAAGAAGGAAAGAGGTATTATTTCAGGACAGATGCAGCAGTTATTATTCCTGAAAAAAAGCCAGATACCAAAGTATTGAAACCTCTTTTTCATATTCTTGATACCGCCGCCAATTCTTTGATCTCTGTAAAAAATTTAAAAACACAAAAACCGGATTTTCACTACGAAATCCTGGATCGAATTGATGTGGAAAGTGCTGATTTTATTAAAAAAAATCCCGGAATGCGCGATGCAGAAACAATAAATACATTCATAGATAACCCCTGGGTATTGGAAGGAAAGGCAGAGGAGAGATATTTGTTTTCGAGCTTTGCTGAGGTTTTCTCTTATTTCTGGGTGAAGATATATGATGAAAAGGATACTCTGATAGCTTGTTTATTATTACAGCTTCGTGATGGCTACCTTAAAATTCCTTATCTTTTTTCCAGTTCTGATTTGGACAAGGTTGTACGGTTTCTAAGTTATTTTATTGTTAAAAATAAAGTGAAAGGTTTTACCAGTTACCAAACCCAACTCAATGATGCTATAAGTCAGTCAAAATCATTTCCAAAGATCTACGAGCGTAATTTCAAACGAGAATACCTTTTTCATAAAGACCTGCTGCGAGAACTTCCAAAAAATTTCAACCCTCATTATCAGGATGGAGATGGAGATTGTATGATGACATAA